One genomic window of Gemmatimonadales bacterium includes the following:
- a CDS encoding PQQ-binding-like beta-propeller repeat protein has protein sequence MIARVRAVGVVSLVTTLVIAAGCGRRDANRDVDVAVAGSDSGAAGDTGNAAKASAAGDKTAAGADAALRAAMGKPESWPSYGRDYTNQRYSPLGQITAANVGGLTLAWRYHTGIPHAFEASPVVMDGVMYVSTPLNHVVALDARTGEKRWEFADTLSTTIHCCGAVNRGVAVYGGRVYMGTLDGRLVALDARTGRKQWDVVVGENDRGYAVDGAPVAADGKVIVGVSGAEYGIRGFVTAYDAATGRQVWRFYTIPSPAEGGWWGKWAETDAFGTNLNRDIAREKADSARYADAWKTGGGSVWQAPAVDRDLGLVIFSVGNASPDLDYTVRPGDNLYTCSIVAVDLKTGKLKWYFQELPHDAWDLDAISPVVLMDVTDASGATVKAVAQAGKTGWVYVVDRATGKPIRRSDAFVPQQNIFARPTPMGVRMLPGANGGSEWSAPAYSPETGYLYVLGLHQPMYYKLEHEPLLPPAFWLGGAFFATGEPQYGLFTAVDLNTGKIAWQSRVADPMIGGALATAGGVVFTGTKDQQVLAYDARTGRQLWSYKADAGVNAPPITYAVNGVQYVAVAAGGNYQINAPRGDEVLVFRLDSAQAARGT, from the coding sequence GTGATCGCTCGCGTTCGCGCAGTCGGTGTGGTTTCCCTCGTCACGACGCTCGTGATTGCCGCGGGCTGCGGGCGTCGCGACGCCAATCGAGACGTCGACGTTGCCGTTGCCGGAAGCGACTCGGGTGCTGCCGGCGACACCGGGAACGCGGCAAAGGCGTCGGCGGCCGGCGATAAGACCGCCGCGGGCGCCGATGCCGCGCTCCGCGCCGCGATGGGCAAGCCCGAGAGCTGGCCCTCCTACGGCCGCGACTACACCAACCAGCGCTACTCACCGCTCGGCCAGATCACCGCCGCCAACGTCGGCGGCCTCACGCTCGCGTGGCGTTATCACACCGGCATCCCGCACGCGTTCGAGGCGAGCCCCGTCGTGATGGACGGCGTCATGTACGTCTCGACGCCGCTCAACCACGTGGTGGCCCTCGACGCGCGCACCGGCGAGAAGCGCTGGGAGTTTGCCGACACGCTCTCCACCACGATCCACTGCTGCGGCGCCGTGAACCGCGGGGTGGCGGTGTACGGCGGGCGGGTGTACATGGGCACGCTCGACGGCCGCCTCGTGGCGCTCGACGCGCGGACGGGTCGAAAGCAGTGGGACGTGGTGGTGGGCGAGAACGACCGCGGCTACGCCGTGGACGGCGCGCCGGTCGCCGCCGACGGCAAGGTGATCGTGGGCGTGAGCGGCGCCGAGTACGGCATCCGCGGCTTCGTGACGGCGTACGACGCCGCGACCGGCCGGCAGGTCTGGCGCTTCTACACGATTCCGAGCCCGGCCGAAGGCGGCTGGTGGGGCAAGTGGGCCGAGACCGACGCGTTCGGCACCAACCTGAACCGCGACATCGCGCGGGAGAAGGCCGACAGCGCGCGCTATGCCGACGCCTGGAAGACGGGCGGCGGCTCGGTGTGGCAGGCGCCGGCGGTCGATCGCGACCTGGGGCTCGTGATCTTTTCCGTGGGCAACGCCTCGCCCGACCTCGACTACACCGTGCGCCCCGGCGACAACCTGTACACCTGCTCCATCGTGGCGGTCGATCTCAAGACCGGCAAGCTCAAGTGGTATTTCCAGGAGCTGCCGCACGATGCCTGGGACCTCGACGCGATCAGTCCCGTGGTGCTCATGGACGTGACCGACGCGAGCGGGGCGACGGTGAAGGCCGTAGCGCAAGCCGGGAAGACCGGCTGGGTCTACGTCGTCGACCGCGCCACCGGCAAGCCGATCCGCCGGAGCGATGCGTTCGTGCCGCAGCAGAACATATTCGCGCGCCCCACACCCATGGGTGTCCGCATGCTCCCCGGCGCCAACGGCGGCTCCGAGTGGTCCGCGCCCGCCTACAGCCCCGAGACCGGCTACCTGTATGTGCTCGGCCTGCACCAGCCGATGTACTACAAGCTGGAGCACGAGCCGCTGCTGCCGCCCGCGTTCTGGCTGGGCGGCGCGTTCTTCGCCACCGGCGAGCCGCAGTACGGGCTCTTCACTGCGGTGGACCTCAACACCGGCAAGATCGCGTGGCAGAGTCGCGTGGCCGATCCGATGATCGGCGGCGCGCTCGCCACCGCGGGCGGCGTCGTGTTCACCGGCACCAAGGACCAGCAGGTGCTGGCGTACGACGCGCGCACCGGGCGGCAGCTCTGGAGCTACAAGGCGGACGCCGGCGTCAACGCGCCGCCCATCACCTACGCGGTGAACGGCGTGCAGTACGTCGCCGTGGCCGCGGGCGGCAACTACCAGATCAACGCGCCTCGGGGCGACGAAGTGCTCGTCTTCCGGCTCGACAGCGCGCAGGCGGCGCGAGGCACGTGA
- a CDS encoding cation:proton antiporter: protein MLVLLVFTLALLGAVLLSSRASRTALSTALVMLVVGYLVGPGGLGLVALDPRLPIVAQVAELALFSTLLSEGLGVDIKELRSDWHPAGRALFVGLPLTMLFAALIAHGLLGISWRTAWLLGAVLAPTDPVFAAGLVRRKGVSPALRRLLNVESGFNDGLALPVVLALLPHPGEGPDAAGLLLPLGGGIALGVVLPWVMHRVEQFKLFGIEPEYRATAGFGFGLLVYVVARLTRANSFLAAFSAGITARTVRPELSDAFRGYIEGTADLLKFAGIFVFGALLSPSWLFGVSVWAYVFAVLMLVAVRPVAIAIALIGSELDARERAVAAWFGPKGFSSVLYATLVVAAAPAGGLRFFELAALVVTLSIVAHSSTDVLAARWLGRAESAGDAAHRMPAAAGRS, encoded by the coding sequence ATGCTCGTGCTGCTCGTCTTCACCCTCGCGCTGCTCGGCGCCGTGCTGCTCTCGAGCCGGGCATCGCGCACCGCCCTTTCGACGGCGCTCGTCATGCTCGTCGTCGGCTACCTCGTAGGGCCCGGCGGACTCGGGCTGGTGGCGCTCGATCCGCGGCTTCCGATCGTAGCCCAGGTGGCCGAGCTGGCGCTCTTCAGCACGCTGCTCTCGGAGGGCCTCGGGGTCGACATCAAGGAGCTCCGGTCGGACTGGCACCCGGCCGGCCGCGCTCTCTTCGTGGGGCTCCCGCTCACCATGCTCTTTGCCGCGCTCATCGCGCACGGCCTGCTCGGCATCTCGTGGCGCACCGCCTGGCTGCTCGGCGCCGTGCTCGCACCCACCGATCCGGTGTTCGCGGCGGGGCTGGTGCGGCGGAAGGGCGTGTCGCCGGCGCTCAGGCGGCTGCTCAACGTAGAGAGCGGGTTCAATGACGGGCTAGCGCTTCCGGTGGTGCTCGCGCTGCTCCCGCACCCGGGTGAGGGGCCGGATGCGGCCGGCCTCCTTCTCCCGCTTGGCGGCGGCATCGCGCTCGGCGTGGTGCTGCCCTGGGTGATGCACCGGGTGGAGCAGTTCAAGCTCTTCGGGATCGAGCCGGAATACCGGGCCACGGCGGGATTCGGCTTCGGGCTCCTGGTGTACGTGGTCGCCCGGCTCACCCGGGCCAATTCGTTTCTCGCGGCGTTTTCCGCCGGCATCACCGCGCGCACGGTCCGGCCCGAGCTGTCGGATGCGTTCCGCGGCTACATCGAGGGCACGGCCGACCTGCTCAAGTTCGCCGGCATCTTCGTGTTCGGCGCGCTGCTTTCGCCGTCGTGGCTCTTCGGCGTATCGGTGTGGGCGTACGTTTTCGCGGTGCTCATGCTCGTCGCGGTGCGTCCGGTGGCCATCGCGATCGCGCTCATCGGCAGTGAGCTCGATGCGCGCGAGCGCGCGGTGGCCGCGTGGTTCGGACCCAAGGGGTTCTCCTCCGTGCTCTACGCGACGCTCGTGGTCGCGGCGGCGCCCGCGGGCGGCCTCAGGTTCTTCGAGCTGGCGGCGCTGGTCGTGACGCTTTCGATCGTGGCGCACTCGTCCACCGACGTGCTGGCGGCTCGATGGCTCGGGCGGGCCGAATCCGCGGGTGACGCCGCTCACCGCATGCCGGCGGCGGCCGGACGTAGCTGA